The Brachyhypopomus gauderio isolate BG-103 chromosome 7, BGAUD_0.2, whole genome shotgun sequence genome has a window encoding:
- the LOC143518245 gene encoding uncharacterized protein C1orf232, with protein sequence MNPLWNMYKNKVMSTINPDGSEDPASPERQEVPEEVVTEVPQDPPPVQEDEAATAVSQLAKKMQGAGAMGWKSVSALFNKDEEQPPIHHQRQPAADHPLAIRPQEQDQCNSGFWDSFTTKWQQATGAESGMEAETEQSSQSYASEGGANEEPPSFKWDFVTSKLAELKTKGMTKTT encoded by the exons ATGAATCCACTGTGGAACATGTACAAGAACAAGGTCATGAGTACCATAAACCCCGACGGCTCCGAAGATCCTGCCAGCCCGGAGAGACAGGAAGTGCCTGAAGAAGTG GTGACGGAGGTACCTCAGGACCCACCACCTGTCCAGGAGGATGAAGCAGCCACTGCCGTGTCTCAGCTTGCTAAGAAG ATGCAGGGAGCTGGGGCCATGGGCTGGAAAAGTGTGTCTGCACTCTTTAATAAAGACGAGGAGCAGCCACCAATACATCACCAGAGACAACCAGCAGCAGACCA CCCACTTGCAATCAGGCCCCAGGAACAGGACCAGTGCAACTCAGGATTCTGGGATTCCTTCACCACCAAGTGGCAACAGGCAACAGGGGCGGAGTCAGGCATGGAGGCGGAGACTGAGCAAAGCAGTCAAAGTTATGCGTCTGAGGGAGGGGCTAACGAAGAACCGCCCTCCTTCAAATGGGACTTTGTGACCAGCAAACTGGCAGAGCTTAAGACCAAAGGCATGACTAAGACCACCTAG